From a single Falco naumanni isolate bFalNau1 chromosome 17, bFalNau1.pat, whole genome shotgun sequence genomic region:
- the SPDEF gene encoding SAM pointed domain-containing Ets transcription factor, producing the protein MSSASPGLTTLPLHRFARPDTALLPTPWDPDTQSWGCPDSPSPPATPEQPLPAFCLHYFDMLYSEDIAWATKGMGEPSPSGTQGGRGEAQKEPEQCPIIDSQGLGLGAEGDLQASLHLEEHSLEQVQSMVVGEVLKDIETACKLLNIAADPVDWSPGNVQKWILWTEHQYRLPQIGKSFQELSGKDLCAMSEEQFCQRSPACGDILHAHLDIWKSAAWMKEKATPGGERYCGGDAGWADSEVDSSCAGQPIHLWQFLKELLLKPHNYGRFIRWLNKEKGIFKIEDSAQVARLWGIRKNRPAMNYDKLSRSIRQYYKKGIIRKPDISQRLVYQFVHPV; encoded by the exons ATGAGCAGCGCCAGCCCTGGGCTGACCACTCTGCCCCTCCACCGCTTCGCCCGGCCGGAcactgccctgctgcccaccccgTGGGACCCCGACacccagagctggggctgcccggacagccccagcccccctgccacccccgagcagcccctgcctgcttTCTGCCTGCACTACTTCGACATGCTTTACTCGGAGGACATCGCCTGGGCCACCAAGGGCATGGGGGAACCGTCCCCAAGCGGCACCCAgggggggcgaggggaggcGCAGAAGGAGCCGGAGCAATGTCCCATCATTGACAGCCagggcttggggctgggggccgaGGGGGACCTGCAGGCCAGCCTGCACCTGGAGGAGCACTCGCTGGAGCAGGTGCAGAGCATGGTGGTGGGCGAAGTGCTGAAGGACATCGAGACGGCCTGCAAGCTCCTCAACATCGCCGCAG ACCCCGTGGACTGGAGCCCCGGCAACGTGCAGAAGTGGATCCTGTGGACGGAGCACCAGTACCGACTGCCGCAGATCGGGAAGTCCTTCCAGGAACTGTCGGGAAAAGACCTGTGTGCCATGTCTGAGGAGCAGTTCTGCCAGCGCTCCCCTGCCTGCGGGGACATCCTGCACGCCCACCTCGACATCTGGAAGTCTG CCGCCTGGATGAAGGAAAAAGCCACCCCAGGAGGTGAGAGATACTGTG GAGGTGATGCCGGCTGGGCGGACAGCGAGGTGGACTCGTCCTGCGCCGGCCAACCCATCCACCTCTGGCAGTTCCtcaaggagctgctgctgaaacccCACAACTACGGCCGCTTCATCCGCTGGCTCAACAAGGAGAAAG GAATCTTCAAGATCGAGGACTCGGCACAAGTGGCCCGTCTGTGGGGCATCCGGAAGAACCGCCCGGCCATGAACTACGACAAGCTGAGCCGCTCCATCCGGCAGTATTACAAGAAAGGGATCATCCGGAAACCCGACATCTCCCAGCGCCTCGTCTACCAGTTTGTCCACCCGGTGTGA